Genomic DNA from Deltaproteobacteria bacterium RIFCSPHIGHO2_02_FULL_44_16:
CTGCTTTCGAATAACCAACTGTCGACGTCGGAAAAATTTTCCATGCTTTGAGCTGCTGCGCACAATCATCCAGGGCTCGATTCGAAGCACTGGCTAAAATCGTCATTTTTGGAAAATACTGTTCACAAAAGATTTCGCAAAAATGTTGTGGAAAAAATTCACGGAGAAGACTTTTTATCTCTGCATTTGGTCGTGCCTCCCTTTTTTCATACAACCATTTCTTAGCATCAATCTCTGGCAAGAGATCCATCGTCACTGCATCTCCCGAGTTCCAGTAAAGTGAGCCTTGTAGCGCAGCCGGGCCACTGAGTCCCACATGTGTAAACAGAATATTTTCGCGAAATGATGCGTGATCACAGGAGAGAGAAACATCCAGAGAGATCCCCGCCAACGCAGAAAAAGGCTTCCAGGCTTCTGAAGTAACACGAAAACCATCGAGAGCTGGAGAAAGAGATGTAACACGAAGTCCAAACTGTTTTGCCATGCGATAGCCAAAATCCGTGGCACCGATTTTAGGAATCGACAATCCACCGGTAGCAATCACAACACTTGCCACAGCATAGATTCCTTGACTTGTTTCCATGACGAAGCCGGCATGATCTTTTTTGAGAGATTTTACAAAAGTCCCCAACTGAAACGTGACTCCAGCTTCACAACATTCATTGACAAGCATCGAGACAATCTGTTTGGCGGAGATGTCACAGAAAAGCTGACCCAGCTTCTTTTCGTGATAGGAAATGCGGTGTTTTTCAACGAGCGCTATAAAATCTTGTGCTGTAAATTGTGAGAGTGCTGATTTACAAAAATGGGGGTTTTCAGAGACGTAATTTTCAGATGCAGCATTGATATTCGTAAAATTACATCGACCGCCACCTGAAATGAGAATTTTTGCGCCGATCTCTTGAGCATGATCAAGAAGCAGAACATTTCGTCCACACTTCCCCGCCTCAATCGCACACATGAGACCTGCAGCCCCTGCTCCAACAATGAGCACATCAATTTTTTTCATTGGGCGGCCACATCAAGGGGTCAAGTCTTGACTTTTTACTTTTCGATTGAGTCGCTCAACAATTTTGTTCAAAAAGTAAAAAGTCAAGACTTGACCCCATCCACAGGATGACAAAGAGAAATTACTTTACGCTGAGAAGTTCGACATCAAAAATAAGATTCGCATTCGGAGGAATGGCCCCGCCTGCACCACGTTCACCATAACCAAGCTTTGAAGGAATATAGAGAGTTCGCTTCCCACCGATCATCATCCCCGCAACTCCTTCGTCCCAACCTTGAATGACTTGACCGACCCCTAAAACGAAATCAAAGGGAGCGCCATGATCTACGGAGCTATCAAACTTCTTCCCCTTCTTGCCATTCTCATCCAGCCAACCCGTGTAATGGACGACCACTTTCTTCCCTTTTGCTGCTGCTGTCCCTGTTCCTGCCTTTTGATCCTCGTACTTCAATCCCGTTGCTGTTGTTACCATTTTTCCTCCTGCAAATGCTAAAAGTGGAATAAAAAGAGCTCCTGCAATAAGAATACGCTTCATACCGCCTCCTTTTTGGTGAAAATGACCAAAACGCTTTTAGCAGGTTGCTCAAGGAAGTTCAAATAAAAACACTTGCTTTTTTCAGGGGATAGACTACATACGCCTCGAATTATTAACGCTTGTAGTTTGTATCTGAATTCGAACAGGTGAAGTCATCACAGTAGAAATCGTTACACCAAAGACTACAAGCACATTTAAGGAGGACAGTATGTCCAAGAAGAAAGGAACCGTAAAGTGGTTCAACAACAGTAAGGGTTTCGGTTTTATTACCCCAGATGATGGCGAAAAGGATCTTTTCGTCCACCACACCAGCATTTTAGCGGAAGGGTACAAATCCTTAGCTGAAGGCCAAAGAGTTGAATTCAACGTTGGCCGCGGTCCTAAAGGCGAAAACGCCACAGATGTTGTGGTTATCTAACTTTTGAAACCAGCATTCTGAAAGAAAAACCGTCAGGGCAAAACCCTGGCGGTTTTTTATTCCTCTTATGAAAAAAGCTCGAAACGAAAAAATTCGCAATATCGCCATTATTGCCCATGTCGATCATGGCAAAACGACTCTCGTCGATTTTATGTTG
This window encodes:
- a CDS encoding peptidylprolyl isomerase — translated: MKRILIAGALFIPLLAFAGGKMVTTATGLKYEDQKAGTGTAAAKGKKVVVHYTGWLDENGKKGKKFDSSVDHGAPFDFVLGVGQVIQGWDEGVAGMMIGGKRTLYIPSKLGYGERGAGGAIPPNANLIFDVELLSVK
- a CDS encoding cold-shock protein; amino-acid sequence: MSKKKGTVKWFNNSKGFGFITPDDGEKDLFVHHTSILAEGYKSLAEGQRVEFNVGRGPKGENATDVVVI